The DNA sequence CGGCTCGGAACCAATGAGCAATATCGCGAGCTGGTGGAATTGTGCCACGAGCGCGACATGAAATTGATCCAAGATGTAATCTACAACCACGTAGGAGATCACCACTGGCTGATCCAAGATATGCCCACCAAAGATTGGGTTCATGCATTCAGCGATTTCACACGAACCACTTATCGGGTGACCACCTTGTTTGACCCACACGCCTCCAAGGCCGATCGCAAGCAGATGACCGAGGGATGGTTTGACAAGCACATGCCCGACCTCAATCAGGATCAGCCGCAATTGGCCAATTACCTTATCCAGAACACCATCTGGTGGGTCGAATACACAGGATTGGATGGATTGAGAATCGATACATACGCCTATCCAGATCAGCAATTCATGGCCAAGCTCGGCAAACGACTCAAGTTGGAGTTCCCGACCCTGACCTTTTTTGGAGAAACTTGGGTACATGGTGCGGCCGTACAATCCTGGTTTACAGACCCTAGCCCCCGAAAGGATTTTGCCAGCCATCTGGACGGCGTGACAGACTTCCAGCTGTATTATGCCATTCACCATGCCCTCAACGTGGATTTCGGATGGACTGATGGCGTCAATCGCCTCTACTATGCCCTTGCCAAGGATTATCTCTATGACGATCCCATGCAGCAGGTTGTATTCCTCGACAATCACGACTTGGGGAGATTCTACGATGCTGTGAAAAAGGATTTCAACAAGTACAAGATGGGAATCGGATTCCTGCTGACCACGCGCGGAATTCCGCAGATTTATTATGGAACCGAGATCCTCATGGACAGCCCATTTGACCATAGTAACCACGATGCCGTAAGACGTGAGTTTCCGGGAGGATGGCCCGAAGACGAGGTGAACAAATTCCATGCTGAGGGACGATCCGAAGAGGAACAGGCGGGATTTGAGTACTTGCAGACCTTGGCACAATTCCGTCGCCAAAGCCCTGCCATTACCCAAGGACAACTCACCCAATTTGTCCCGGAGGATGGAGTCTATGTCTACTTCCGCCATCACGAAGACCAGACGGTCATGGTGCTCATGAATCAGCAGCAGGAAACGCGCGAGATGGACCTACACAGATTCTCCGAATGCATGCGCAATCACACCACTGCCAAAAATGTGGAGACAGGCGAGATAATTGAATCACTTGATTCTCTTAGCCTTCCAGCCACGTCCATCACGATTTTGGAGCTTCAACCGTAATCGATTTAAATCAACATACAGGAAGGTTTTGCCCATCGTAGCAAATGCCTTCTTTTTCATCAAGCAACTGCGGGCTTTCTCAGAGATGGGAAAGCCCGTTTTTGATTGCATACCAATCTCGGAGATGATTTGGGCGTACCCTAGCGTGCTCGGGATG is a window from the Pontibacter sp. G13 genome containing:
- a CDS encoding glycoside hydrolase family 13 protein produces the protein MQFQNTTLYCLACLVLLPLFSFGQSHPINRVEPPFWWTGMMETEVELMVHGENISDYTVTSDHEHVTLRYVTKLENPNFLFLTLDISPMAQPGMVELNFERDGNSFEYSYELQARKQSSARVQGVSSEDFIYLLMPDRFANGDPSNDTVEGMHQQASREGQYQRHGGDIAGVIQHLDYLKDLGITTLWLNPVLENDQPYESYHGYAITDHYQVDARLGTNEQYRELVELCHERDMKLIQDVIYNHVGDHHWLIQDMPTKDWVHAFSDFTRTTYRVTTLFDPHASKADRKQMTEGWFDKHMPDLNQDQPQLANYLIQNTIWWVEYTGLDGLRIDTYAYPDQQFMAKLGKRLKLEFPTLTFFGETWVHGAAVQSWFTDPSPRKDFASHLDGVTDFQLYYAIHHALNVDFGWTDGVNRLYYALAKDYLYDDPMQQVVFLDNHDLGRFYDAVKKDFNKYKMGIGFLLTTRGIPQIYYGTEILMDSPFDHSNHDAVRREFPGGWPEDEVNKFHAEGRSEEEQAGFEYLQTLAQFRRQSPAITQGQLTQFVPEDGVYVYFRHHEDQTVMVLMNQQQETREMDLHRFSECMRNHTTAKNVETGEIIESLDSLSLPATSITILELQP